A single window of Balaenoptera acutorostrata chromosome X, mBalAcu1.1, whole genome shotgun sequence DNA harbors:
- the RTL4 gene encoding retrotransposon Gag-like protein 4, with translation MADIDNPSQHSTSEASYRSRILLHTAPGSQYQSEFSISPLHLACDVLIMSMATKCDLRHRLESQKKWINYHHSNRILTALQAMIGALRVKSNQYSRELHRITTYQSALLKQYENFVLELQQSFGEPTKQEMNPLVNAKVDKRDNFSQQDATTFHLLAQNLRYNETNQSDHFQEELADSIQAEVSGTDLMDNLPDLITQCIQLDKQRSDRPELLQSEAQIPVLASLIRHQALSNPTGPPPKEDPIQLRGSQPPLTPAKRARQQETQSCLYCSQAGHFTRDCLAKRSRAPARINNPAHQ, from the exons ATGGCAGACATTGACAATCCTTCACAACATTCTACCAGTGAGGCCAGTTACAGGTCCAGAATCCTCTTACATACAGCTCCAGGCAGCCAGTACCAATCAGA GTTCTCAATCTCACCTCTTCATCTTGCCTGTGATGTCTTAATCATGTCCATGGCAACCAAATGTGACCTCAGACACAGACTAGAAAGCCAGAAAAAATGGATTAACTACCACCATAGCAATCGGATCCTCACAGCACTGCAGGCTATGATTGGAGCCCTGAGGGTCAAGTCCAACCA ATACAGTAGAGAATTACACAGAATCACCACCTACCAGAGTGCTCTGTTGAAGCAATATGAGAACTTTGTTCTTGAGTTACAGCAGTCATTTGGTGAGCCCACAAAACAGGAAATGAACCCCTTGGTGAATGCTAAGGTTGACAAAAGGGACAACTTCTCTCAGCAGGATGCCACTACTTTCCATCTCCTTGCTCAAAATCTGAGATATAATGAAACCAATCAGAGTGATCACTTCCAAGAGGAACTAGCTGACTCCATTCAGGCTGAAGTAAGTGGCACAGATCTGATGGACAATCTCCCAGACCTTATCACTCAGTGTATTCAGTTGGATAAGCAACGTAGTGACAGGCCAGAGCTCCTGCAGTCAGAGGCCCAGATCCCAGTGTTGGCTTCCCTGATCCGCCACCAAGCCCTCTCCAACCCCACAGGTCCACCACCCAAGGAAGACCCTATACAGCTTCGAGGAAGCCAGCCGCCTCTCACTCCAGCCAAACGAGCCCGCCAGCAAGAAACTCAGTCATGCCTCTACTGCAGCCAGGCTGGTCACTTCACAAGAGATTGCCTTGCCAAACGTTCTCGAGCCCCAGCAAGGATAAATAACCCAGCTCACCAGTAA